TCAAGTATTTTCTTAGTTGAAATTTTATTATTAATATCAGATACTTTTACAATATAGTTTCCTTTTAAAATATCAAACCTGAATCGGTTTGAAAAAATCCCAGTGTATTCCTGTATCACCTTACCTGAGAAATCAACAATCTGTATACTTTTTATTTTCTCCTGAGATACCACTTCATAGAAGCCGGAATCTTTATATATCCTGATGTCCGAAATTTTATCTGAAGTATCCTTTTCTGAAGGTCTACCGACCATTCTGCTTACGCTTGACGGTACATGCTGATTCTGTAAATTGACATCCCCATAACATGTATTCTTCCACCAGTCCTTTACCTCACTGAGCGCAAAATTCGGCGGTGTGTTGTACATATTATTTTTAAATACCTGTAGTTTTGAATCTTTGTTTGAAACATTATACATGGCAAAAATCTGGGATTTATCATCATTTTCAATATTGAAATCAACAAGTTTTCCTTTTATCTTTTTGGAATCATAGTTTGTGGACGCCCAATATCCTGTAGATCCTAAATAATTAAAGTGATCTCCCTTTCCCTGGAAAAGCTGCAGATTTGTATGCTCCGGATCAGATTCATAAAGTACCGCAATATCATCTCTTTTGTTTCCATCATAAAAATTACCGGAAACAATCCTTTTGGCAAACTGATTAAAAGGATAGCCGCTATCAGCCCACCATTGATGAAAAACAAAACTTGAGCCCATTCCTTGAAACACATGTACAGCAGTGGCATCGTTACTATTTTTATAGAAAACTGCAATATCATTATGTCTGCCGTCATTATCAAAATTTCCGGATACAATATTACTTATGATATTATTTGCTGGATAGGATGTACTTTTCCAAAAACCATCCGCCCCAAGGTATTTAAAAGACTTATTACTTCCCTGTCCTTGAAATACATGTATTATTGTTTCTCCATTTCCATAATCATACATTACAGCTATATCATTATGAATGTTATTATTATCAAAATCTCCGGATACCATCCTGTCACCAATCAGATTAGCATAATAACCTGTCTCTTTCCACCATCCCTGGGCTTCATTACTATAAATAAAACCGGATCCGGTTCCTTCAAATACATGTATCCTTGTTTCTCCTCCTCCATAATAATACATCACAGCTATATCATCAAAATAGCCATCACCGTTAAAATCTCCGGAAACGATTCTATCTGAAAATAATTCAAGCGGATATCCCGCGGATCCCCAAACATTTTTCACGGAAGATATAGATCCGTCAGGGGCCATTTTAGCCACATTTAAAAATGTTTTATCCCCATTGGTACTGAAATAGGCTACCTCATCTCTTACCCCATCATGATCAAAATCTAAAGAAACAGGTTTTGATGTTTTTTCTGAATCAAAGAAGTTGGTATTGTCTACTTCAAAGACTTTTGTATTGTTTTTAATTGCTTTTGTATAGTCTAAATAGTAAGCTAATGAGGCCATCTGATCGACTGCTCTTCTTTTTTGGTCTTCTTTTTTTTCATCAGGAGTCAACTCTGGAGGTACACCATTATTATCCGGATCTATTCGTGTTTGTGCATGAATACTTATGATATTTAGAAGTTTCTTTAACCTATCATTTTCTGCTTGACTAAAATTATCTTTATTAAAATTTGCATAATATGCCAAAAGCGCAAACATCTCAACAATATCATCAGAGTACAAAAAAGAATAATAGTCTTTGTTATTCAAATTAGCTATTTTCTCACACTCTATGGTACTATAAAAAGTGCTTAAAGTTCCTAAATAAGAAGCATTTTCATATTCCACCCTATATTTAATAATATGATTAATACCCTTTTTAATACCTGCAATCAGTCTCTCTCTTAATACAACATTTGACTTGGGGATCCCGTCTAAAGACTCAATTAGTCCCCTTAAAATAATTGCATGGTAATTAATTTTTGATTCATGATATACTTTTTGACCATTAGGAAGTGTTTCTACACCATTCTTCCAGGTGCCATTACATATCCCTGTTTCATTGGACTGCTGATCTAGCAACCAATTACTAAGCTGAATAATTTTTTCTAAATACTTACAGTTCTGTGTTATTTTATAAGCCTTTGTAAGCCCCCATAATCCAAAAGCAGTGTAATTTTCAGAATTATATCCAATTAGATCTACCGTATTTAAGTTATCCGCAGCATTAACAATAGCGTCATATAAACCTCCCGGAAGTTGAATATTATTTTTTTTCAAATATAGATACCCTTCACAAAGCCCTGCTATAGCACTGCCTGTTTCAAATACATGTACGCTATTCTGGGATATATTTCCTAGGGTATCAATTTGGTCAAATATATCTTTACCTTCTCTTGACCACCAGTAAATATAACCACCAAATGCTAAACTATTAGCTGGATTTTTAACCTGTTGTGATATTAAATATTCTAATCCTTGAATAATTGTAGGAGAATTCTGGGAGTTTGAATAATAATTATCATAGTGAATCATAGCACGTATCTGCTTACTTGTATCTCTTGGTTGGGGATGGCTACTCCAGAAACCAGAATACTTTGCATCCGGATCATATTCATAGAATTTTTTGTAGTTCCCTATATATCCACTAAAATAACCTCTTGACCATGCACCTGGCGGCCACGTATCACTGCTAAAAACCGGTTGATAATTATTAGCCGTATCAATCTTTATTAGTTTAGGAAGTCCTCTAAATGTTTTACTAAGCGTAATTACATTTTGTATTGTAGTATTATTAGCCTTAATAGTATCATTCCCCAGGTTTAGAGCTATGGTATCATAGATAACAGGTTGCACCTGTGCTCCTAAGGTGGCAGAAAAAAGTAATAGGCTGCAAAAGTATTTCATATTTTTCGGTTATTAGTGTGAATGAAAGGGAAACTTAATCTACCACGTACACCCAGGATACGCTCTCTGCATATACTGAAGCTCACAAAGAATATATCCGAAGTATTCCGTATGATATCCTGTTCTCGATTTTGGCTGCATAAACAGATTGGTTGGATATTCTAGCCCAAAGTCCTGGAAATCTTTCTTCGTTATCGTAAGAAAGTCTTCATAAAGAACATCTGTATCCGGAACGATATTTAAAGCAACAAGATCGTCTTCACCTTCTGTTTTGGCAAAAAGGCCTTTGGTATATTCCCAGATATTTTCGATGGCTTTCTCCAGACGCTGGCGGCTTTCTTCTGTTCCCTGGGCAAAGATTTTCATCCAGGAAGAAGCGTGCGTATAGTGGTATCTTACCTCTTTCAGTGATTTCTGGGCAATTGCAGAAAGTTCATCATTAGAAGAATTTGACAATGCTTCATACATCAGCTTCTGATATACAGAAAACACATATACTTTAAGAATTGTCTGTGCATAGTCTTCGTTGGGAAGTTCTGTCCAGTGGGCATTTAGATATTCGTGCTCATATCTCAAAAATGCGATATCATCTTCACTTTTGCCGTTGTCAATCACTCTTGAAGCATACACATAAAAGTTATTCGCCTGACCAAGTTCATCCAACGCAATATTCGTCAATGCGATATCTTCCTCCAGATAAGGACCTTCACCGCACCACGCAGACAGACGCTGTCCCATAATGAAACTGTCGTCTGCTAATTTTAATAGATAATTATATAATGGGTTCATTATTTTTAGCTTTTGTTTTTTGGCGTATAGCTTTTGGCAGGTTGCAGGCAGCTATCAGCCAATAGATGTTTTACATATTTTTTACATCGTTTGGGATTTCGTAGAAAGTAGGGTGACGGTACAGTTTGTCATCAGCCGGATCAAAGAAAGCTTCTTTGTCTACTCCTTCTGAAGTCACGATATACTTACTTGGTACTACCCATACAGAAGTTCCTTCTTTTCTTCTTGTGTATACGTCTCTTGCGTTTTGTAAGGCCATTTCTGCTGTTGGCGCCTGTACAATTCCAACGTGTTTGTGAGATAATCCCGGTTTAGTCTGAATAAACACTTCCCACATATCTAAATTTGCCATATTTTAATTGAGAATTTGAAAATTTGAAAATCAGGTAATTTGAAAATTAATCTGCAGCAGCTACATTTTCAAATTTGCCCATTTTCAAACGAATGCATTAAATTATATTACTTCTTTTTGTTGTTTCTCTGCAAAGGCTATTGCCGCTTCTTTTACCCAGGAATTCTCTCTCTGCGCTTTTCTCTTTGTTTCGATACGTTTTTTATTACAAGGTCCGTTTCCTTTTAAGATTTCCATGAATTCATCCCAGGGAAGTTCTCCGAAATCATAATGCTGTCTTTCCTCGTTCCATTTCAGATCTTTATCAG
This genomic interval from Chryseobacterium arthrosphaerae contains the following:
- a CDS encoding T9SS type A sorting domain-containing protein — encoded protein: MKYFCSLLLFSATLGAQVQPVIYDTIALNLGNDTIKANNTTIQNVITLSKTFRGLPKLIKIDTANNYQPVFSSDTWPPGAWSRGYFSGYIGNYKKFYEYDPDAKYSGFWSSHPQPRDTSKQIRAMIHYDNYYSNSQNSPTIIQGLEYLISQQVKNPANSLAFGGYIYWWSREGKDIFDQIDTLGNISQNSVHVFETGSAIAGLCEGYLYLKKNNIQLPGGLYDAIVNAADNLNTVDLIGYNSENYTAFGLWGLTKAYKITQNCKYLEKIIQLSNWLLDQQSNETGICNGTWKNGVETLPNGQKVYHESKINYHAIILRGLIESLDGIPKSNVVLRERLIAGIKKGINHIIKYRVEYENASYLGTLSTFYSTIECEKIANLNNKDYYSFLYSDDIVEMFALLAYYANFNKDNFSQAENDRLKKLLNIISIHAQTRIDPDNNGVPPELTPDEKKEDQKRRAVDQMASLAYYLDYTKAIKNNTKVFEVDNTNFFDSEKTSKPVSLDFDHDGVRDEVAYFSTNGDKTFLNVAKMAPDGSISSVKNVWGSAGYPLELFSDRIVSGDFNGDGYFDDIAVMYYYGGGETRIHVFEGTGSGFIYSNEAQGWWKETGYYANLIGDRMVSGDFDNNNIHNDIAVMYDYGNGETIIHVFQGQGSNKSFKYLGADGFWKSTSYPANNIISNIVSGNFDNDGRHNDIAVFYKNSNDATAVHVFQGMGSSFVFHQWWADSGYPFNQFAKRIVSGNFYDGNKRDDIAVLYESDPEHTNLQLFQGKGDHFNYLGSTGYWASTNYDSKKIKGKLVDFNIENDDKSQIFAMYNVSNKDSKLQVFKNNMYNTPPNFALSEVKDWWKNTCYGDVNLQNQHVPSSVSRMVGRPSEKDTSDKISDIRIYKDSGFYEVVSQEKIKSIQIVDFSGKVIQEYTGIFSNRFRFDILKGNYIVKVSDINNKISTKKILD
- the paaB gene encoding 1,2-phenylacetyl-CoA epoxidase subunit PaaB, with the protein product MANLDMWEVFIQTKPGLSHKHVGIVQAPTAEMALQNARDVYTRRKEGTSVWVVPSKYIVTSEGVDKEAFFDPADDKLYRHPTFYEIPNDVKNM
- the paaC gene encoding 1,2-phenylacetyl-CoA epoxidase subunit PaaC, giving the protein MNPLYNYLLKLADDSFIMGQRLSAWCGEGPYLEEDIALTNIALDELGQANNFYVYASRVIDNGKSEDDIAFLRYEHEYLNAHWTELPNEDYAQTILKVYVFSVYQKLMYEALSNSSNDELSAIAQKSLKEVRYHYTHASSWMKIFAQGTEESRQRLEKAIENIWEYTKGLFAKTEGEDDLVALNIVPDTDVLYEDFLTITKKDFQDFGLEYPTNLFMQPKSRTGYHTEYFGYILCELQYMQRAYPGCTW